Below is a genomic region from Scheffersomyces stipitis CBS 6054 chromosome 8, complete sequence.
TTAAAGCTGAGAATATTGTATGTGAGATTCCTGCGAACAAACCCGTGCCGCAGTACATTATTTAACACCAGTATCAGAAACTCCATTCTCCAAATTAAATCTTGCTGTCGTTTTCTATTAGTTTGTTAGCCTTTTTGACATTCTAAATCAGAAGGGAATTCCTCCTAATACAAAACAGACAAGATGGTCAAGTCGACCTTAATATACAGATACGATGGTTAGTAAATTGAATTTCGCTTTCACATATATTCGTACCGATTCTTAACATATTAAGTGAACTATAAATATTATATGAATGCCCATTATATCTATTTATGACCTTATGATACTAACAATTCAGCTCTTCCTTTGTGTGGATCGGTAGATGACAATAATGATCCAGCGTTAATGgaccagaagaaaaagtgtAAGATTCTCATCAGTAGAATGACACCCAACTCCGAGCCTCAGGCTACAATTGAATCTGGGGACTATAACATCCACTACTTGATCGCAAGCCTGATCATATACATTTGCATTAGTGAAAAGTCATACCCCAGGAAGCTTGCATTCTCATACTTGCAAGAAATATCGCATGAGTTCCAGAATTCGCATGGAACAGATGCTTTATCGAACTCAGCCAGACCTTTTGGATTCTCTTCGTTTGATAATTTCTTGAGCAAAACTAAAAAAATCTACCAAGATCAGAGAGCACAATCAAATTTGGACAGAttgaacaacgacttggCAGATGTCAAGAAAGTCATGACAAAGAACATCGAAGACTTGTTATATAGAGGCGACTCGTTGGACAAGATGAGTGACTTGTCGTCGAGCTTGAAGAGTGATTCGTTGAAgtacagaagaagagcacAAAGAATCAACTTAGAGGCCATGATCAGACAGTACATCCCCATTGTTGGAGCTGGGTTGATCTTTGTGTTTTTGATATGGTACATGTTCCTCCGTCGTTAAGATGTTAAACCCTTTGTAGAATAGAACTGTTCAATCCGCAGTTGGAGAGagtgatgaagaattatTATGATTTTTCTGACTCATTTGTTTGTAGAACGTCATAGTGAGAGCTATAATAGTACCAATAGTAAGAACAACATTAGCTTGGGTAGTTGTAGCTTATATAGTGGTATCTACTAGTAGAGTCTACGAATTATACACTTTGATAGTAATGTCGCGCGACATCTTTTGATAACGTAGTTGCATAGTTACAAATTTAACATATGAAATAAAATCAAGTGGCACTTACCATAATTGAACAGTTCTTGTTTCAATGAGTGAATTGAGTCCGTCTCCGTCGCGGAATGGTGAAACTTCAAATCATATAAAGTACAATGTGCTGTTTTCGTCTACTTCCAAACTAGCGGTTCCATCCATTGCCAATCCTACACTACCTACAGGCgaaccaacaacagcaattAATTTGGAAAACGCTGGACCATCTGAAAGTTCATTTATATTAGAAGAGGATGATCATCACCTCCAAGTGgtttcaacatcaagaCATTCAGTAGCCAGCGATAGCAGTTACCCCGGCTCTGGAGGACAGGATAGTgaatacgaagaagaagatggaaacaatgtcaattcttcacatattgaagaagaagcccTTCAGAACATGCTCAGCGACTTGATACGTAGTAACCGCCTGTACGTGAATGTCAGGGACAACTCTTTGCCCTTACGCGAACTCTCgtttcttgatttgaatATATTTCCTAACACTCATGAAGCAAAGAATGAACTTGAGTTCTATGAGAAACACATCCAAATCCAGAAAGATAATGACGAGCCAGCATTTCACCAAAAATTAAAACATTTCTTCATACTTTCAACTGCAGGGAAGCCCATCTTCTCTATGCACGGTTCTGACGATCTAATTATGGGTTACATGGGAATCATCACAACGATAGTATGCACATTTGAAGAGAGTATGAAGGAAGACTTCAAATCGATAATGGTGGGAGACAAGACAAAAATCGTAGTACTTAATAAGAGTCCACTCCTTCTCGTGGCAATATCCCAAATAAGTTATGAACTCATGTCTTCAAACACTGATTCCACATCTAGTAAtaaagaagacaaggaaaGTGACAGCGACGACATTTTGTTGATAAACCAACTTAATACTCTTTACAAATATTTACTTGCAATACTCTCGAAGCCAACTATCGAAAAGAACTTTCACAACAGGATGAATTATGATTTGCGAAAGGTTCTCACGCCGCTAGATTTTCAAAACTTAGAGGCTCTATGTATGAAGTTGACATATGGCTTACCGTTACTTAATCAAGGAGAAAGCATTTCAGATACGGAAAGCTTTGATTTTTTCATTGGAGAACTTATGGACTCATCAATCCAAAGCGTAAAAGTGACAAACACCACAAGGATGAAACTCAACAATATACTACTTTCATGTAAAAGACTCAAATTAAGAGACGATGACTCTGCTTTGAATAGATCAAGTGAAACAGCTTCATTGATATTTAATAGGACAACCAAAGAGGCTGAAAAGTATTTAGGAGACGACTTActtttttcatttttgcttgcttcttcaaataagATTCTCAACTATatgaaaccaaagaatCATTCGCTTTCGAATGAAGACatgaaattgttgttttctATGATATCCGCAGCCGAGTATCAGAATCGAGGGGGAAGttttgatgaagatctATGGATTCCACTTTGCTTGCCAAACTTCAATCCCAATGGATTTTTGTATGTCTTTGTAAAGAAGATCTCTCTCTCGAGTTATCTACAATCGAGTACTGTTGACCAGTACTTAACCATTGTACTTGTGAGTAGCAACAAGAACACATTCTTCCAGATGAGAGAATTATCGAGATTCATAATCAATAAGATTGTTAAAAGAGAACAATTCTTAACTACTTTGACGGACGAATTGACAGGATCGACTAAACTATCCATACTTAATGACATCAAAGTACCTGCAATCAAACACTTTATCTACAAACTAAAGGAAACAAACCAGTTCATCATGAACGACATGGTGCACTTTAATAATGATAGAAGCATGAATACCTTGCTTCAACTAGTGTACTTTTATTCTATCTTGCACAATAGTAGGGCTACTCGAATTAAGAGTAAATTGAAATCCACCTACAATCAGCAGCAAGGATCCAATTTTGTTAATCCTATAAATACCTACAAGATAGATAATAAGAAGTTAACTTATGTCAAGTGGCAAGGAGCAGGCTCCATTGTTACAGGGTTTATGCTTTCAGATAACAGCTTCGAATTTTACTGtttgagcaacgaagaaatcgaCTCCAAAGAGCTCATATCCAGCAGCCTCAAAATAATCAGATGGTGTGAAAAGTACAGAAAGCGGTTGTTCTTAGGAGGTGGCGTCGTCTTCTGATAAACTAATACATATATACAGCATAGAATAAATGGTATCTAACCTTTTGGTTTATTATTTTAAAATTGATGATTCAGCAGTCTTGAATGATTCGTTAAGTTTGTCAGAGTACTGTTTATGCAATTTTTCGAATTGGGTCAAGAGTTTATTTTCAGCATCTGTAGATTTGTGGCCCTTGAGTTGTTTTGTGAATTTATTTCTGACTTCCGATCTGATAGAAGATAAGGAGTTGTTCTTCGCAGATCCGTgcttgaacttttcaaagatCTCCTTCAAATGTTTGACAGATTCATTTTTGGTCTCGGTAGTAACTGGAGGTAATGGTACCTTCAAGGTGAACTTATTGGATGGATCGACTTGAGCATTCATGTTTAAACCTGATCCAAGAATAGTGTTAATGACATGTTTGGAATTTTCCGGATCAAATAACGTAATAATGAAATTTCTGCCTTTAACAGAAGTCTGTGCTACAGAAGTGAATGGTAATTCTCCATCATGTGTATTGACAGAAAGCTTGTCGAAGATCTTTGGATTGGTCTTTCCCAATTTGGCTTCACTGGCAGCtttattgaatttttctATAACAGATTGAAACTTTACAGTAGCATCTTCGAAATCAATATTAGCAGCTTCAgcatcatcttcttcaactggttcttcttttcctttcttggatgtcttcgtcttcttcttcgctaATTGGAACCCAGAAGAGTGGAATGAATGTCTTTGAAACTTCAAAGGATTGTAGGTCAAAGCAATCCTAAGATTAGAAGTAGGCTTTACTAACCCTGGtcttttcaacaataagGATCTGAACATAACTCTTGTTTATGGCGATTACCAGAAGATTGAGATTGTTCAATAAATTTTCAGCCAATTATtgcatcttcaacaaggaaaatGATAGTGCGACCAACTTACTTGCGAAAAAATCTTAAGGGGTAATTGGGGGCTGCGTAATTACACCAAGTTAGTAAATGAAGTTTATGAATACTGGTGGTCTATTAGAAGTCAATAGTTAGATGGGTACGTGGATATTGATTGTCTATAAATACTAATTACTCATCTTCTGctaccttcttcaattcctgCTCGAGATTATCGATTATTGTCATACACGAGTTGGCTTCTCTGCCTACTTCACCACCTTCCTTAACTAAACTGTTCAAATTCTTTACTACAGGCTTTTGGAAGACATCGACgaatacttttcttcttgtgtCCAAGTCTTCTGCTGTTATGGTGTCCAAGTCAGAGATATGGAATTTTCCGTCGTCAATGTCCTTTGAATTGCTACTACTGTTGTGCTGTCCTAGGATTGTGTTAAAGCCGTTGATTTTCGACTTGGGCAATTCGTTGGCAAAGAGCTTCAATGGAGCAAATGCTTGAGAAGTCGCAGCCGGAATTAAATACTTGTATGATTGAGGATGGACTGACACGACTATGGCTGGGTTAATTTCAGACTCTGCAGAGTCTGATAGCTGTGGGAACAAAGAAGCTTGCAAAAATGCCTTGAGTACAGCCAAATGGCCAATACGAGCCTTTTTCACAGATCCGCCGATGGCTGCACTAGTGGTGATGGCTAAAGATACAGACTTCTTGTCATCTGTCAAGGTCCAAGACATCAAAGTGAAATATGATCTCATAGTCTTCACAAAGAATGATTTACTTAATGACTGTGGAGCATGTTCTACTAGCACATTCAAAAACTTTGTAGAACTATTTCTGATTTCAGGATGTAAGTGGGTCATAGCCGAATGGATAAAAAGAGCAATAGACCTGATATGCAATTCTAAAATACCAGGTTGCATGTTGGCACACTTGTTGAAAAGTGCAACCAATGTTGTTCTGACACTGGCGGACTGATCGAGAATCAACGGTATTATCAGAGTGAAGATCTGCTTGTATAACGAAGGATTGGATGGGAGATGCTGATCAATATATATGAGAACTTCCTTTCTGGTAGCAGAGGCATGATGTTTAGTCAATGACAAATGGTGTGACAAGTCGATTTCTTgcttttgttcttctgaaacTCCACTTTTCAGCTTTTTGGCTATAGATTGGTTGGGCAAGGAAATGGTTTTGGCTGTGAACGAAGTATCAGTATGATTATCTGGTTTTGCGGCAGTTTTTCCCACCTTAAGCTTTGGCTTGACGAAGTCCTTCGCCTTTTGAGCCTTCTTCCTTTTAGTAGCCATGGTTGTGAAAAATAGAGTAATATATGGTACTTTCAAAGATAATGATCAAATGAAAACTTGCCCCAAAAAATAGTGAAGCTCTTCGCTTTCTGTTATATAAGCACTGAGCTAATTGAACTGGGTTTTAATTAAGCCGCACGCACCAAATAAAAACAGAAAGGTAAATACAGATCGTAGATTTAATTTCACTTTTTCCTAAAGTCACAAGAGAGAAGTCCTGTTATATCAGCATTAGAGATATAGAGATATAGAGGATCTAATTGTACAATAGACTTAGAAAAGATACTTTGCAACTTTTGATTTGGATTTTTTATTTCTGCAGAACGTTTTATCTTATCAACATAAAAATCGATACATTCACATTCagatcaacaacttcactGAAAGTATCATTCTCAATACATCTACGGATCATAATCTTCTATGTCGTACAAAAGATATCCCGATGGCAACGATTTTGATGGCACGTTTTTTCAGTCGCTTTCTCTAGAAGACACGGGACATGCCACTGCCAACATTTACAATAGGCACTATACAGCAGAATACgacgaagacttgatggAGATCGACTACGAACACGACAAATCCGACTTCAATCTTGACCATGCGAACTTCACACCAGAGCCTATCAGTTCAGGTGATCCAGACATATTAACTCCCATCAATAAGCTATCTCATTTTGCATCTACTCCGGCACAGTCTACGCCTATaaatgaagataaaaaCAGCAACGAGACGATATCTGACAATAAAAGTGAAGAATTACAAGAGCACgaaaaagaaatagaaaatgaagacgCCGATTTAGGTGAAGCCAATTCTAGCATAGTCAGTTCACTTCTTTCGCCCACGATATTAGGAGCTAGACTCGCCATTAGACTGCCACGACTTCTATTGCCACCACCTTCAAGGAAAGGAAGCGTTAGTTTTTCTGATATCGATCACGAGTACGATACAAGTTCTTTCAGAGACCACTCTGCTACTTTACCCATCAGTAAATTCGGAAACTATAAGACACCTGAGCCAATCAATAGGCTCAGTAACCTTAACTTTAGAAACGTTAGTTCATTTTCGCTGAATTCCGATCTCAGCACCTTCCTA
It encodes:
- a CDS encoding transport protein — protein: MDQKKKCKILISRMTPNSEPQATIESGDYNIHYLIASSIIYICISEKSYPRKLAFSYLQEISHEFQNSHGTDALSNSARPFGFSSFDNFLSKTKKIYQDQRAQSNLDRLNNDLADVKKVMTKNIEDLLYRGDSLDKMSDLSSSLKSDSLKYRRRAQRINLEAMIRQYIPIVGAGLIFVFLIWYMFLRR
- a CDS encoding carboxy-lyase activity (go_function molecular function unknown), with amino-acid sequence MSELSPSPSRNGETSNHIKYNVSFSSTSKLAVPSIANPTLPTGEPTTAINLENAGPSESSFILEEDDHHLQVVSTSRHSVASDSSYPGSGGQDSEYEEEDGNNVNSSHIEEEALQNMLSDLIRSNRSYVNVRDNSLPLRELSFLDLNIFPNTHEAKNELEFYEKHIQIQKDNDEPAFHQKLKHFFILSTAGKPIFSMHGSDDLIMGYMGIITTIVCTFEESMKEDFKSIMVGDKTKIVVLNKSPLLLVAISQISYELMSSNTDSTSSNKEDKESDSDDILLINQLNTLYKYLLAILSKPTIEKNFHNRMNYDLRKVLTPLDFQNLEALCMKLTYGLPLLNQGESISDTESFDFFIGELMDSSIQSVKVTNTTRMKLNNILLSCKRLKLRDDDSALNRSSETASLIFNRTTKEAEKYLGDDLLFSFLLASSNKILNYMKPKNHSLSNEDMKLLFSMISAAEYQNRGGSFDEDLWIPLCLPNFNPNGFLYVFVKKISLSSYLQSSTVDQYLTIVLVSSNKNTFFQMRELSRFIINKIVKREQFLTTLTDELTGSTKLSILNDIKVPAIKHFIYKLKETNQFIMNDMVHFNNDRSMNTLLQLVYFYSILHNSRATRIKSKLKSTYNQQQGSNFVNPINTYKIDNKKLTYVKWQGAGSIVTGFMLSDNSFEFYCLSNEEIDSKELISSSLKIIRWCEKYRKRLFLGGGVVF
- a CDS encoding ribosomal recycling factor (go_process protein biosynthesis); the protein is FHSSGFQLAKKKTKTSKKGKEEPVEEDDAEAANIDFEDATVKFQSVIEKFNKAASEAKLGKTNPKIFDKLSVNTHDGELPFTSVAQTSVKGRNFIITLFDPENSKHVINTILGSGLNMNAQVDPSNKFTLKVPLPPVTTETKNESVKHLKEIFEKFKHGSAKNNSLSSIRSEVRNKFTKQLKGHKSTDAENKLLTQFEKLHKQYSDKLNESFKTAESSILK
- the IPI1 gene encoding protein involved in rRNA processing produces the protein MATKRKKAQKAKDFVKPKLKVGKTAAKPDNHTDTSFTAKTISLPNQSIAKKSKSGVSEEQKQEIDLSHHLSLTKHHASATRKEVLIYIDQHLPSNPSLYKQIFTSIIPLILDQSASVRTTLVALFNKCANMQPGILELHIRSIALFIHSAMTHLHPEIRNSSTKFLNVLVEHAPQSLSKSFFVKTMRSYFTLMSWTLTDDKKSVSLAITTSAAIGGSVKKARIGHLAVLKAFLQASLFPQLSDSAESEINPAIVVSVHPQSYKYLIPAATSQAFAPLKLFANELPNNSKDIDDGKFHISDLDTITAEDLDTRRKVFVDVFQKPVVKNLNSLVKEGGEVGREANSCMTIIDNLEQELKKVAEDE